The DNA region ATACAAGAAATAAAGACACCTACTTTTTCTAGAGAAGAAATAGAGGATTTGATAGAAAAAGAATTCAATCGAGATCTCGTTTTTATTGGAGCTTCAACCGGAACGGATGCACATACCGTGGGAATTGATGCCATTATGAATATGAAAGGATTTTCTGGGCATTATGGTCTTGAAAGATATAAACATATTAAGGCCTATAACCTAGGAAGCCAAGTATTAAACGAAGAATTTGTAAAACAAGCCAAGTTATTAAAAGCAGATGTATTATTAGTTAGCCAAACCGTCACACAAAAAGATGTTCACCTTAAAAATTTAATTGAACTTGTAGAACTTCTCGAAGCAGAAAAAATTCGAGATAAAGTATTACTGATTGCCGGAGGGGCAAGAATCTCTCACGAATTAGCAAAAGAATTAGGGTATGATGCTGGATTTGGACCTAAGAAATACGCTGAAGATGTAGCCTCCTTTGCAGTATTAGAATTGATTCGAAGAAAAAAAGAAAATTAAAGGGCGTTTTGTCTTGCAAAATAGAAGAAATGATGCGAAAATAGAATCGAAATTTTTATTTGAGGTGAATCTAAAATGATTACCAAAATCACACAAATATCTACAAAAAAAGGCGACTTAGGAATGACTTCAAATGCTGTGATGGAAATACTTCCTAAAGATGACATATTATTTCAAACATTAGGAAGTATTGATGAATTAAGTTCTTTCTTAGGATTAACTTATCATTTCATCCAAATTGAAGAACTTCTTTTCATTCAAAATCACTTAGAAATTATAAGCGCCATTATTGCATCGAATCCAAACCATAATAATTACACAAAATTAAAACAAATTACCCAAGAAGATGTTCTTTTTCTTGAAATAGAAAGTCAAAAAGAATTAACGAAGCATCCACTAGAGCCTAAATTTTGTTTGCCAGGAAGTTCTACTTCGTTAGCGGGAAGCTATCTGGATGTATCAAGATCCGTTTGTAGAAGAGCGGAAAGAGAATTAACCCATTTTGCAATTAAAAAAATACGAAAAGATTTAAATTATGTTCAAATGTATTTGAACCGATTAAGTGATTTTTTATATATTCTTGCTAGAAATCAATCTAAAATAGAACCGAAATAACGCATGGAATTACCATGCTTTTTTTCGTTGTTTTCTGAAAGAAAAAGAAAACAGTTAAAAGGGAAATTACCCTTTGAAACTTCGATTTTTCTATGATATAATGGGGCTGTAAAAACGCTTTCAAAACGAAGAGGAGATTACTTTGAAATCAATTGTGATTGGCGTGATTGGTGCAGATGTTCACGCAGTAGGAAACAAAATTATCGAATATACTTTAGAAAACGCAGGATATACAGTTATTAATATCGGCGTTTTGTCTTCACAAGAAGATTTTATCAACGCAGCAATTGAGACGGATGCTAAACTAATTATGGTATCCTCCCTTTATGGGCACGGGGAAATTGATTGTAGAGGAATGAGAGATAAATGCATTGAGTCTGGCATAGGCGATATTTTACTTTATGTCGGAGGAAATATAGTTGTTGGAAAACAAAATTTTGAAGAAGTAAAAGAACGATTTTATAAGATGGGATTTAACCGGGTTTATCCACCAGGGACTCCAATTGATAAGGCATTATCGGATATTTCAGAGGACTTAGGAGAATAAAATGAGTTATTACTTACTAATTGATTTTGGATCAACGTTTACCAAATTGACCGCTGTTGATACCGCATTAGAAGATATTATTGGAACCGCTTCGCATTTTACAACTGTGGATCAAGATATTCGTATTGGTTATCATAAAGCGCTTGAAAATCTATATAATGAAATTGGTAGACAAATAAAATTTGATCAAGTCATTGCCTGTTCTTCGGCAGCTGGCGGCCTTAAAATGGCCGCTATTGGTCTAGTGGAAGAACTAACAGTGGAAGCTGCGAAAAGAGTTTGTCTTGGGGCAGGGGCAAAAATAGATTTGATTTTTTCACATCATCTTACAAAAAGAGAAGCAAAAGAACTTATCACTCAAAAAATCGACATCATTTTACTTGCAGGAGGAGCGGATGGAGGAAATACAGAATGTGTTTTGTTCAATGCAAAACTTTTAGGTGAAATGAATGTTAAAATTCCGATAGTATATGCCGGAAATAAAACTTGCCAAGATGAAATCGAAGATATATTTAAAAAATATAATTTAGACGGATACATTTGTGATAATGTTATGCCAAGAATTAACGTTTTAAATGTGAAATGTGCAAGAGAAAAGATTAGAGAAATTTTCTTACAAAAAATTATTGTCGCTAAAGGTATTAAAAAAATAGAAGCAGAAATAGATGAAGTTGTGTTACCGACACCAGAAGCAGTTTTATATGCAGCTGAATTGCTTTCAAAAGGCTATCTTCATGAACCTGGATTAGGAGATATTGTAATTGTGGATATTGGAGGGGCTACTACAGACCTTTATTCAATCTGTAACGCATCCAATCGAAGTGATGTAATTATTCACGGACTTGAAGAACCATTCGCAAAGAGAACAGTTGAAGGCGATTTAGGGATGAGATATTCTGCTCCAGGGATTATCAAAGCTTTAACAAAAGAAGAAATTCAGTTTATCAATCAAGAAAAGGGTGTAGATATAGTTAATGAAGTAGCATTTCGTTATCAAAATGTTAGTTCATTACCAGAAAATCCACACGATGAATTCATAGACCAACTATTAGCTGAAATGTGTGCCTATCGTGCAATGCATCGTCATGTTGGTAGGGTGGAAGAAGTATTTACCCCAATGGGAATGATTTATAATCAAATTGGAAAAGATTTGACTGATATAGAGTATGTTATCGGAACGGGTGGAGTAGTTATTAATTCTAAAATCCCCACAGCAATTCTTGCTAAAACGACAAATATTTTACACAATCATTCAGAACTTCGGCCGATTCATCCTCATTTTATGTTGGATTTTAAATACATATTAGCCGCTATGGGATTATTAAGTCAAAAAGAACCTTTGCTTGCTTTGAAAATCATGAAAAAATACATGAAAATACTTTAGAAGAGGGTTTACAAAATGGAACTCAAAAACAAAAAATGGACCGAAGAAGAATTCTTGTTAGAAAGAAAGAAAGTACTTCTTGATTGGAAGACTGGAAGCGATCCCGCTCTGGATTTAGACAAAGCGATTGCTTTTTTAAAGCAAATTCCAGAACATAAAAATTTTGCGTTTAAATTAAATAACGCCAAAAAACAAGGGATTACTTTAATTCAACCAAGAGCTGGAGTCCCTGTTTTAGCAGAACATATTAAATTATTGAAACATTTAGAAAAAAGCGGAGCTGATTTTCTTCCTTCTACTGTGGATAGTTATACAAGACAAAATAGATATGCAGAAGCGGAAAAAGGTATGAAAGAAAGCGAGCTAATTGGCAGAGCGCTTCTAAATGGGTTTCCGATAGTGAATCACGGAGTAATGGGTTGTAAATTAGTTATGGAATCCATAAATGTTCCGATTCAAGCAAGACATGGTACACCAGACGCAAGATTGTTATCCGAAATTATTCATGCATCGGGTTGGACTTCTAATGAAGGCGGAGGCATTTCTTATAATATCCCTTATGCAAAATCAGTTCCTTTGGAAACGAGCATTCATAATTGGCAATATTGTGATCGTTTGGTTGGGTATTATGAAGAAAGAGGAATTTCAATTAACAGAGAACCTTTTGGACCTTTGACTGGAACCTTAGTTCCCCCTTCCATTTCAACTACAATTGCAATCGTCGAATCCATTCTTGCAGCTGAACAAGGAGTAAAAAACATTACAGTTGGATATGGTATGGGCGGAAATCTTGTTCAAGATGTTGCTGCAATTAGAATGTTACAAATTCTTACTGAGAGATATCTACTTCAGTTTGGATATCATAATATGGAAGTTTCAACCGTGTTCCATCAATGGATGGGTGGATTTCCAGAAGATGAATCTGAAGCGATGGGATTAATTGCAATGAGTTCTACGGTAGCTGCACTTTCAAAAGCGACTAAAATGATTACAAAAACCCCACATGAATCCATAGGGATTCCCACGATGGAAGTTAACGCGATGGGAATCAAAGCTTCAAAATATATAGTGAATATTCTAAAAGATCAATCTATGCCTGAAGGAGATAAACTCTTTGAAGAAATGAATCAAATTGAAAGAGAAGTTCAAAGCTTAATGGATTGTATCATTCGAGTTGGGGATGGAGATATTGCAAAAGGAATTGTAAAAGCATTTCAACAAGGTTTAATTGATGTACCATTTGCCCCAAGTAAATTTAATATGGGGAAGGTTCTTCCAGCAAGAGATAATGAAGGAAATATTCGTATTTTAGAGTTTGGTAATTTAGGGTTTAGTGAAGATATCAAACAATATCATCAATTAAAAATTCAAGAAAGAGCTGCATTTGAACAACGGCCCATTTCATTTCAATTAACAGTAGACGATGTCTACTCAGTAAGTATGGGAAAATTAATCGGAAGACCAAAAAAATAGAAAAAACTAGAAGGGAAATACTATGAAAATTAAAAAAGTGATTTTGAGCGAATCATATACAGGCTTTTTTTTCGATGACCAAAAAGCAATAAAAAAAGGAGCCACGAATGATGGCTTTCTTTATTTAGGAACTCCTATAATTGAAGGTTTTACGACCGTAAGACAAAAAGGAGAAGCCATTTCGATACAAATTATTCTTGAAAATGGAGTTGTAGGTTATGGCGATTGCGCTGCAGTCCAATATTCTGGCACAGGAGGAAGAGATCCTTTATTTATTGCAAAAAATTATATGCCTTTTCTTGAAGAAAAAATAATTCCTTTATTGCTTTTGGAAGAAGTGGATTTATTCAAACCTTTAGCAGAAAAGTATGATAGACTGAATTTAGAAGGAAAAAAACTTCACACCGCATTAAGATACGGCATTACACAAGCATTACTAAGCGTAACAGCGAATTTTCATCATGTAACTATGGCAGAAATTGTGAGAAAGGAATATCATATTTCTAACAAGCTATATTTACCGGTTCCGATTTTTACTCAAAGCGGAGATGATAGGTATATCAATGTAGATAAAATGATTTTAAAAGAAGCGGATGTTTTACCGCATGCTTTGATTAATAACGTTGAAACAAAATTAGGAAAAGATGGGGAAATCTTAATTGCATATATTATTTGGTTAAGAGACCGCATTTTAAAACATAGAAATAATGATACCTATTTACCGGTTCTTCATATCGATGTTTATGGAACAATTGGAAACATTTACGACAATGATATTGATAAAATGATTCAATATCTTTTAAAACTTGAAGAAACGGCAAAACCATTTAAAATACGAGTAGAAGGGCCCGTTGACACAGGCGATCGCGAAGGAACATTAAGCTATCTAAGTATTTTAACAAAAAGAATAAATATGTTAGGTTCCACACTAGAAATAGTTGCTGATGAATGGTGTAATACCCTTGAAGACGTAAAACTATTTGCCGATAACAATGCAGGGCATATGCTTCAAATTAAAACTCCTGATTTAGGGGGAATCAACAATGTAATCGAAGCAATTCTGTATTGCAATAAAAAGAATATTGGCAGTTATTGCGGAGGTACTTGTAATGAAACCAATATTTCAGCTGAAGTCACAACTAATATAGCAATTGCATGTGAAGCCAACCAATGTTTAGCTAAACCTGGAATGGGCGTTGATGCTGGATACATGATAGTAAAAAATGAGATGAATCGAGTTATCGCAAGAGCCAATCAATCCTAGGAGGAATATTCATGAAAATAGGTATTGCAGGAACGTTAGAGTCAAGCGATGTCATGATCACCGTTAAAACAAGTCAAGAATTAAAAGTAACAATACATAGTGCTGTTGATGATTTTTTTCATGATCAAATTGAAAAAGTCATTTTTGATACTTTAAAAGAATTAAACATCAATAAAATTGATGTTCTTTGTGAAGACAAAGGTGCTTTGGATTATACGATTAAATCAAGACTTATAACTGCAATAAAAAGAATGGAGTGACTTAAATGTTAAGAAGTTTACTTTTTATTCCTGGAAACAACCCAAATATGATTCAAAATGCAGATGTGTTTGGCGCAGATGGAATCATATTTGATTTAGAAGATTCTGTAAACGTTGTTGAAAAAGATAATGCTAGAGTGTTGATAAAAAATTACCTTGCTTTACCAAGTTTGTTTAGTGGTTTGATTGTCATCAGAATAAATGGAGAAAATTCTCCCTATTTTGAAGATGACTTAGAAAGCATGGTTTGTGATCAAATTGATACAATCATGTTACCAAAAGCTAGGATTGATTCAATTATAAAATTAGACAAAATATTATCAAGTATAGAAAAAAAGAAAAATCTTAAAAAAGTAATTGGAATCATTCCAATTATTGAAGAGGCTTCATCGGTACTTGAAGTGGATACGATAGCTTCGCTTAATAGAGTGAATGGATTGCTTTTAGGAGCAGAAGACTTATGTAGTGATTTAGAAATTCCAAGAACCAAAGAAGGAAGAGAAATAGAATATGCAAGATCAAAGGTAATTATGGCCTGCAAAGCATATAAAATAGATTCGATTGACACTCCTTTTACTGATGTAATTGATGACGAAGGATTTATGAGAGATGCAAAAAATGCTTGCCTTCTTGGAATGACTTCAAAGGCAGCTATTCACCCAAGACATATCGAAGGAATCAATTCTGTTTTTTCTCCAAGTGAAGAATCAATTTTATGGTCAATGAAAATTCTAGAGGGTGAAAAAAAAGCGAAAGAAAAGGGATTAGGCGTTTTTAGCTTGGATGGGAAAATGATTGATAAACCAATAATTGAAAGAGCGAGTAAAATAATTGAGAAAGCCTCAAAATACAATTTAATGAGGAAATATAATGAAAAATAGTCTTGGAAGATGGATTCCAGATGATGCGAAACCTTTTATATCAAGTCATAACTATTTAACAGAAAAAAGAAAATTCATTGAAGAAAAGAAGCAGGGTGAAAAAACACTGTTTTTTTCCTCTTACAAAGATGCGTTTCATCATTTCAAGTTAAAATCTGAAATGACTTTTTCTTTTCATCATCATTTGCGTAACGGAGATTATGTTCTGAATCAAGTGTGCAAAACAGTAGAAGAAGAAGGGCTAACAAATTTGCATTTTGCACCAAGTTCAATTTTTCCAAGTTATATTGGGTTGATTGACTTGATAAAAAACGAACAAATAACTAATATTCATACCAATTATCTTAATGGGCCTGTTTCTTCAATCATAAAAGATGGATTTCTAAAAGGGAAATTAATTATGAATACGCACGGAGGAAGAGCTAGATCAATCGAAAGCGGAGAATTACCAATTGATGTTGCGTTTTTAGCTTGTCCAACTGTTGATAAGTTAGGAAATGGCAGTGGATCACAAGGAAAAAGCGCTTGTGGGACTTTGGGATATGCAATAAGCGATTTAAAATATGCTAAAACAGTATTATTAGTCACAGATAATGTGATAGAGCATTTAGATGAATTTCAATTTGATCATAAGTATGTCGATGGAATTATTGTGGTGGATTCTATAGGGGACCCATCTGGAATTGTTTCCGGAACAACTAAAATCACCAGAGACCCCATTGGGTTAAAAATAGCAAAAGATACTTCCATTTTACTGAATGAATTAGGAGTACTTCAAAATGGTTTTTCAATGCAAACCGGAGCAGGAGGAACATCTCTTGCTGTAGTTGATTATATAAAAAATATAATGATTAAAAAATCAATTAAAGGATCTTTTGCTTCAGGAGGAATTACCGGCCATTATGTAGATATGATGAAACACAATTTGTTTAGTCGGCTTTATGATGTTCAATGTTTTGATTTAGAAGCAATCAAATCATTTAAAGAAAATTCGAATCACATCGCTATTTCTGCTTCAAAATATGGTAATCCTTTTGAAGAAAGTCCTATCGTAAATGATTTAAGCTTTGTAATACTAGGAGCTACTGAAATTGATTTAGATTTTAATGTAAATGTTACAACGGATTCCTTGGGAAATATTATAGGTGGAAGCGGAGGTCATTCTGACACGTCAAATGGAGCGAATATAACGATTATTACGTCTGCGCTTACTAAATCTAGAGTTCCGATAATAAAAGAGCGTGTGACCACAATTTCTACGCCTGGAGAAGATGTAGATATACTAGTGACCGAAAGAGGAATTGCAATCAACCCTAAAAGACAAGATTTAATAAGTAAATTAATTCATTCATCACTAAAAATAGTAACGATTGAAAAATTAATGGAAATTACGTATAAAATTACTGGAATTCCGAAAGCAATCGAGAAAAGTGATTCTATTATCGGACTAGTTGAATACAGAGATGGAAGCATTATTGATTGTCTATATAAATCGAGGTGAATAGTATGTTGATTAAACAAGCTTTATTAGAAGATGAAATATATAAAATCATTCTATTTTTAGAAGAAAACAATTTAAAATACGATGAAGATATAGTTGAAACCTATTATATTGAAGAATTCGATAAAATAATTGGTTCTATTTCTAGAAGCAAAGACATCATAAAAGCTCTCGCAGTTGATATAGACTATCGAGGAGAAAATATTGCAAACATTCTTGTAAGTGAAGTCATGAATTCTATGAGATATAATAATGTTTATCATTTTCAAGTGTATACTAAAACAGAATATGAAGTTGTATTTACAAGCATGGGATTTAATACTTTGGCTAAAACCGAAAAAGTATGTATTTTAGAATCGGGTAATCCTTCAATAGAAATAGAAATACAAAAAATGAAATTGCAAATTGAAAAGAGATTTCATATCGATGTGTTGGAACACTCGATAGGGGCTATTGTTGTAAATTGTAATCCTATCACTTTGGGTCACTATCATTTAATAGAAGAAGCCTCAAAAAAACATGAATATTTTATAGTTTTAGTAGTTGAAGAAGATCAATCAATTTTTTCCTTTAAAGAAAGATTTTCATTAATTTATCTTGCATTGACTTCTTTTGAAAATATTATTATTCTACCATCAACACAATATATTGTATCGGCGTTAACCTTTCCAAGTTATTTTTTAAAATCACTTGATGAAGTTGAAAAAGAACATGCAAAATTAGATGCAATTATATTTAAAAATTATTTTATGAAATCATTAAATATAAGAAAGAGATATATTGGAAGCGAAACAACTTCTGTAATGGTAATGTACAATTCGATTCTAAAAGAAATTTTAAAAGACAAAATAAATATTCAAGAAAGATTTAAATTCAAGAAAGAAATTATTAGTGCATCTTTAGTTAGAAAATTAATATTTGAAAATAAAATAAACGAGGCTATGACTTTTGTCCCCGAACAAATAAAAAGCGTATTTGAAAAAATGGCAAAGGAAAAATATGAACAATCAGTTCGATGAAATTTTACTTGCTCGTGAAGCAAGAAATAATAATATTAAAAATCATCTAATTGATTCGAATGTTGTTGTCTCAATAAAAGCAAATATTCCAGGAGAAAACAAACAAATTTCAATTGCTTATTTTTTAGTTCACTTATTTTCAAAAGCGATTCATTTTTCAAATGTAGTATTTCAAAATAAATTTGACGGTCTTGATGGACCGTATTTTTTATATGTATTGAGTAACGCGACAGGAAAAGAAATAAAAGAAAATATGATTGCCATTGAAGACACGCATGAATTGGGAAGGTTCATTGATATAGATGTATATCAATATAACAAAATTTTCAAAAGAGAAAGTTTTAGAAATTGTTTTTTATGTGAACAAAATCCAGTAATTTGTAGGAGGTTAAAAAAACATTCAAAAAATGATATTTTTAATAAGATTCAAGATGAAGTGAAAAGATATATTTACGTCAAGATAGAAAATTTAATTGATTATAGTTTATTGTCAGAATTAGAACTTTCTCCAAAATTTGGATTAGTCACTCCTACCTCTAATGGTTCACATACTGACATGGAATATTCATTATTGCGAAACTCAATTAAAATTGTTAAACCGTTCTTATTAGAAATGTTTCTGGTTGGGAGTCGAAATTTGCCTTTAGACCAAACATTCAAAATTATTAGAGAAATTGGAAAAATAGCAGAAGGCAAAATGTACAAATTCACTCAAGGAATTAATACGTACAAAGGAATAATCTTTAATTTAGGTCTAATTATAACAGCCTGCGGATACGGCCTTTTTGGCCATTATCCATATATTGCTATATTTGATATTGTTAAGATTATGGCAAAAGATTTAACAGACGAAATTGAAGTGATTTCCGGAGAACGCAACATGATTGACCACCCAAATTTTGAGTTCACTGGAGCGAGAGGAGAAGCTGAAAGAGGATATTTGACTATTCAAGAGGTGTTGCCTATGTTGATTGATGACTTAAGAGAAACAAGAATTCTTGCGTTAATTAGAATCATTCAACTTTCCGAAGATTCCATTTGTTTGAAGAGATGTAAAACGTTTGAAAACTATTTAACGGTAAAGCGAATGTTTGAAGGTATAAGAAATTTTGATGAAGATTTATTTATTAATATAACCTCGAAATGTATTGAAAAAAATGTTAGTTTTGGGGGAAGTGCCGATTTATTAGTAGCTAGTATATTTTTGACCAAAATTAAAGACCTATTTGATTATTGATTTCTATTATTTTTTGGCTTCCAATTTAATGTGATAAACGCTAAATATGGCCATTGTCCGTAGTGATATTTTGAATATTGTTTGATCAATATTTTAATTTTATTATAGATGGTTTTCATTTAATTTTATTCATTTTTATTTTTTAACAACTTTTTGTCGCTTATATTTATTTTTTTGATTTTTTATATAATATTCAATCCTTGCTCTTTTATTTGTTACTATTCATTTTGTATATTTTATTATTTTTTCCTTTTATATTTTTTAATTTTTTTATAGATTTGATAATAGTTTAGTTTAAGTAATTATTTTATTTATTTTAGAATTTTTTTCTTGACTTTATATTTAATGAATAGTAAAATTGTAATGCAAGATGGAAATCAAAAAAATTAGATTCAATTCTTACGTGATCTACATTTGCATTAATTAATTACTATGTTCATTTTTGAAATTCACTTTTTTGGAGGTTTAGCTCAGCTGGGAGAGCATCTGCCTTACAAGCAGAGGGTCGGCGGTTCGATCCCGTCAACCTCCACCATGCCGAAATAGCTCAATCTGGTAGAGCAACTGACTTGTAATCAGTAGGTTGCGGGTTCAATTCCTGCTTTCGGCACCATTTTACTAACTTAAATTAGTTGCATAAAAAAGAATAACGCACTGTGATGTGCGTTTTTCTTTTATTACTAAAGGAGATGGTTTTTTTGAAACCTGATTATGAAAAAAAAACCAAAATGATTTTAAATGATAACCCCATGTGGAAAGGAATTATTGCTTTAAGCATTCCTGTCTTTTTGGTTAATATTCTAAAAACACTACATGATGTTGTCGATGGAATTTTTTTAGGACAGGTACCAGATGTTGATGGAGTATCTATTTCTACATCTATGCAAAGCGCAGTAGCTTTAACCTGGCCAATCTTTTTTATTTTTATTTCATTTGGAATTGGATTAAGTGTTGCAGGCAACGCTTTAATAGGCCAATACGTAGGAAATAATGACAAATTTAATGCTGCAAAATATGCTTCAAACACGATTATATTATCAGTATTTTTAGGTGTTGTATTTACTACAGTTTTATTTATTTTTACTCCAAATATTTTATCTTTAATGGGTGCTACCGGGTTAGAACTAGACTACGCAATAACATATCTAAGA from Bacillota bacterium includes:
- a CDS encoding CoA ester lyase; its protein translation is MLRSLLFIPGNNPNMIQNADVFGADGIIFDLEDSVNVVEKDNARVLIKNYLALPSLFSGLIVIRINGENSPYFEDDLESMVCDQIDTIMLPKARIDSIIKLDKILSSIEKKKNLKKVIGIIPIIEEASSVLEVDTIASLNRVNGLLLGAEDLCSDLEIPRTKEGREIEYARSKVIMACKAYKIDSIDTPFTDVIDDEGFMRDAKNACLLGMTSKAAIHPRHIEGINSVFSPSEESILWSMKILEGEKKAKEKGLGVFSLDGKMIDKPIIERASKIIEKASKYNLMRKYNEK
- a CDS encoding glutamate mutase L, producing the protein MSYYLLIDFGSTFTKLTAVDTALEDIIGTASHFTTVDQDIRIGYHKALENLYNEIGRQIKFDQVIACSSAAGGLKMAAIGLVEELTVEAAKRVCLGAGAKIDLIFSHHLTKREAKELITQKIDIILLAGGADGGNTECVLFNAKLLGEMNVKIPIVYAGNKTCQDEIEDIFKKYNLDGYICDNVMPRINVLNVKCAREKIREIFLQKIIVAKGIKKIEAEIDEVVLPTPEAVLYAAELLSKGYLHEPGLGDIVIVDIGGATTDLYSICNASNRSDVIIHGLEEPFAKRTVEGDLGMRYSAPGIIKALTKEEIQFINQEKGVDIVNEVAFRYQNVSSLPENPHDEFIDQLLAEMCAYRAMHRHVGRVEEVFTPMGMIYNQIGKDLTDIEYVIGTGGVVINSKIPTAILAKTTNILHNHSELRPIHPHFMLDFKYILAAMGLLSQKEPLLALKIMKKYMKIL
- a CDS encoding methylaspartate ammonia-lyase, which codes for MKIKKVILSESYTGFFFDDQKAIKKGATNDGFLYLGTPIIEGFTTVRQKGEAISIQIILENGVVGYGDCAAVQYSGTGGRDPLFIAKNYMPFLEEKIIPLLLLEEVDLFKPLAEKYDRLNLEGKKLHTALRYGITQALLSVTANFHHVTMAEIVRKEYHISNKLYLPVPIFTQSGDDRYINVDKMILKEADVLPHALINNVETKLGKDGEILIAYIIWLRDRILKHRNNDTYLPVLHIDVYGTIGNIYDNDIDKMIQYLLKLEETAKPFKIRVEGPVDTGDREGTLSYLSILTKRINMLGSTLEIVADEWCNTLEDVKLFADNNAGHMLQIKTPDLGGINNVIEAILYCNKKNIGSYCGGTCNETNISAEVTTNIAIACEANQCLAKPGMGVDAGYMIVKNEMNRVIARANQS
- the citD gene encoding citrate lyase acyl carrier protein produces the protein MKIGIAGTLESSDVMITVKTSQELKVTIHSAVDDFFHDQIEKVIFDTLKELNINKIDVLCEDKGALDYTIKSRLITAIKRME
- a CDS encoding ATP:cob(I)alamin adenosyltransferase; translated protein: MITKITQISTKKGDLGMTSNAVMEILPKDDILFQTLGSIDELSSFLGLTYHFIQIEELLFIQNHLEIISAIIASNPNHNNYTKLKQITQEDVLFLEIESQKELTKHPLEPKFCLPGSSTSLAGSYLDVSRSVCRRAERELTHFAIKKIRKDLNYVQMYLNRLSDFLYILARNQSKIEPK
- a CDS encoding methylaspartate mutase subunit S, with amino-acid sequence MTLKSIVIGVIGADVHAVGNKIIEYTLENAGYTVINIGVLSSQEDFINAAIETDAKLIMVSSLYGHGEIDCRGMRDKCIESGIGDILLYVGGNIVVGKQNFEEVKERFYKMGFNRVYPPGTPIDKALSDISEDLGE
- the citF gene encoding citrate lyase subunit alpha, producing MKNSLGRWIPDDAKPFISSHNYLTEKRKFIEEKKQGEKTLFFSSYKDAFHHFKLKSEMTFSFHHHLRNGDYVLNQVCKTVEEEGLTNLHFAPSSIFPSYIGLIDLIKNEQITNIHTNYLNGPVSSIIKDGFLKGKLIMNTHGGRARSIESGELPIDVAFLACPTVDKLGNGSGSQGKSACGTLGYAISDLKYAKTVLLVTDNVIEHLDEFQFDHKYVDGIIVVDSIGDPSGIVSGTTKITRDPIGLKIAKDTSILLNELGVLQNGFSMQTGAGGTSLAVVDYIKNIMIKKSIKGSFASGGITGHYVDMMKHNLFSRLYDVQCFDLEAIKSFKENSNHIAISASKYGNPFEESPIVNDLSFVILGATEIDLDFNVNVTTDSLGNIIGGSGGHSDTSNGANITIITSALTKSRVPIIKERVTTISTPGEDVDILVTERGIAINPKRQDLISKLIHSSLKIVTIEKLMEITYKITGIPKAIEKSDSIIGLVEYRDGSIIDCLYKSR
- a CDS encoding methylaspartate mutase subunit E; the protein is MELKNKKWTEEEFLLERKKVLLDWKTGSDPALDLDKAIAFLKQIPEHKNFAFKLNNAKKQGITLIQPRAGVPVLAEHIKLLKHLEKSGADFLPSTVDSYTRQNRYAEAEKGMKESELIGRALLNGFPIVNHGVMGCKLVMESINVPIQARHGTPDARLLSEIIHASGWTSNEGGGISYNIPYAKSVPLETSIHNWQYCDRLVGYYEERGISINREPFGPLTGTLVPPSISTTIAIVESILAAEQGVKNITVGYGMGGNLVQDVAAIRMLQILTERYLLQFGYHNMEVSTVFHQWMGGFPEDESEAMGLIAMSSTVAALSKATKMITKTPHESIGIPTMEVNAMGIKASKYIVNILKDQSMPEGDKLFEEMNQIEREVQSLMDCIIRVGDGDIAKGIVKAFQQGLIDVPFAPSKFNMGKVLPARDNEGNIRILEFGNLGFSEDIKQYHQLKIQERAAFEQRPISFQLTVDDVYSVSMGKLIGRPKK
- a CDS encoding GNAT family N-acetyltransferase translates to MLIKQALLEDEIYKIILFLEENNLKYDEDIVETYYIEEFDKIIGSISRSKDIIKALAVDIDYRGENIANILVSEVMNSMRYNNVYHFQVYTKTEYEVVFTSMGFNTLAKTEKVCILESGNPSIEIEIQKMKLQIEKRFHIDVLEHSIGAIVVNCNPITLGHYHLIEEASKKHEYFIVLVVEEDQSIFSFKERFSLIYLALTSFENIIILPSTQYIVSALTFPSYFLKSLDEVEKEHAKLDAIIFKNYFMKSLNIRKRYIGSETTSVMVMYNSILKEILKDKINIQERFKFKKEIISASLVRKLIFENKINEAMTFVPEQIKSVFEKMAKEKYEQSVR
- a CDS encoding cobalamin-dependent protein (Presence of a B(12) (cobalamin)-binding domain implies dependence on cobalamin itself, in one of its several forms, or in some unusual lineages, dependence on a cobalamin-like analog.), which encodes MKIKPYGDTLNDGKVEISFTLPFEYGEVGIEAAKNIAKQMGLMDPQVVHAESIYEGFSFYVIYGAVPFSVDPEMIHIQEIKTPTFSREEIEDLIEKEFNRDLVFIGASTGTDAHTVGIDAIMNMKGFSGHYGLERYKHIKAYNLGSQVLNEEFVKQAKLLKADVLLVSQTVTQKDVHLKNLIELVELLEAEKIRDKVLLIAGGARISHELAKELGYDAGFGPKKYAEDVASFAVLELIRRKKEN